The proteins below come from a single Drosophila kikkawai strain 14028-0561.14 chromosome 3R, DkikHiC1v2, whole genome shotgun sequence genomic window:
- the LOC108072873 gene encoding uncharacterized protein, producing the protein MHLRAGSKKEAKEIVWICLFFSISFSILYCDAHGRLIEPPSRASAWRYGFQTPPDYNDHELYCGGFTRQWKKNKGKCGECGDPWDIPEPRPHESGGQWGQGLIVKTYFPGSEMTIRVELTASHMGYFEFRLCPRPNAKQFCLDQNVLPIMGGFPIQPSPTDLQSRFYPRNGSRIYEIKARLPDFTCDHCVLQWRYIAGNNWGICDDGIGAVGCGPQEEFRSCSDISLSQDLPVPTKNPLFTTSPKSTKILTSTEQMADNNHRESLNYCLLISLVIIIFCSVLGIWYRFKELKQFLYKNTILNERKQFSFGTFFHKTNFFQFKCHSSQTASDLSNDIVRNPPIPPPRTKKLEKIITIQVDESISV; encoded by the exons ATGCATTTGAGAGCAGGGTCCAAAAAGGAAGCAAAAGAAATTGTGTGGATTTgcctttttttctcaatttcattttccatcCTGTACTGCGATGCTCATGGGAGACTTATTGAACCACCAAGTAGAGCATCGGCTTGGCGTTATGGATTTCAAACACCACCAGACTATAACGATCATGAATTATACTGTGGCGGGTTTACCCGCcagtggaaaaaaaataaaggaaaatgcGGAGAATGCGGAGACCCCTGGGACATTCCGGAGCCACGTCCTCATGAAAGCGGCGGTCAATGGGGGCAAGGCTTAATCGTGAAAACTTATTTTCCTGGATCCGAGATGACGATACGTGTCGAATTAACTGCTAGTCATATGgg ATATTTTGAGTTTCGGTTATGTCCAAGGCCAAATGCTAAACAGTTCTGTCTGGATCAAAATGTTTTGCCGATAATGGGTGGATTTCCTATCCAGCCAAGTCCAACGGATTTGCAAAGTAGATTTTATCCCCGAAATGGAAGTCgcatttatgaaattaaagcCCGTCTACCAG acTTTACATGTGACCATTGCGTGTTACAATGGCGTTACATTGCTGGTAATAACTGGGGAATCTGCGACGATGGCATCGGTGCTGTTGGCTGTGGCCCACAGGAAGAATTTCGATCGTGTTCGGATATCTCCTTAAGTCAAGATTTGCCTGTTCCTACAAAGAACCCATTATTCACTACATCTCCAAAATCTACTAAAATATTAACATCAACAGAACAAATGGCAGATAATAACCACAGAGAATCATTAAATTATTGCCTTTTGATTTCTTTGGTTATCATAATATTTTGTTCTGTTTTGGGAATTTGGTACAGATTTAAAGagttaaaacaatttttgtacaaaaatacaattttaaacgaaagaaaacaattttcttttggaacttttttccacaaaaccaatttttttcaatttaaatgtcaTTCATCCCAAACAGCCAGTGATCTCAGCAATGATATAGTTCGAAACCCTCCAATTCCACCTCCTAGAACTAAAAAgctagaaaaaataataacaattcaAGTTGATGAGTCAATCTCAGTTTAa
- the LOC138928704 gene encoding uncharacterized protein, translating into MKKKRQGVLSGGNTRHPDRLQLCGLEADTASETARCLSRILLNTRGPKQCKRKLLTSVVTSQLLYATPAWAEAVRVKRYVMGVEGTYRICALRVACAFRTVSDDAALVIAGQVPIGELVQKAQEARLLREPGNSSARREDKSSARRRSIARWQSSWIDRKHGEVDFYLTQELSGHGCFRSYL; encoded by the exons ATGAAAAAAAAGCGCCAAGGAGTACTGTCTGGTGGTAACACTAGACATCCGGATCGCCTTCAACTCTGTGGATTGGAGGCGGACACT GCCAGCGAAACCGCAAGATGCCTCTCCAGGATCCTGCTAAACACCAGGGGGCCCAAGCAGTGCAAGAGGAAGCTGCTAACGAGCGTCGTCACGTCCCAACTCCTCTATGCAACCCCAGCCTGGGCGGAGGCTGTGAGAGTCAAGAGATACGTGATGGGTGTAGAAGGAACCTACCGCATATGCGCCCTAAGAGTAGCGTGCGCCTTCAGAACTGTCTCCGACGACGCGGCCCTGGTCATTGCGGGGCAGGTGCCGATAGGCGAGCTGGTGCAAAAAGCTCAGGAAGCCCGCCTCTTACGTGAGCCGGGAAACTCTTCGGCGCGGCGCGAGGACAAGAGCAGCGCCAGGCGCAGGAGCATAGCCCGGTGGCAGTCCAG CTGGATCGACCGAAAGCACGGCGAGGTAGACTTCTACCTGACACAGGAACTCAGTGGACACGGTTGTTTTCGAAGCTACCTTTAA